The following coding sequences lie in one Bacteroidota bacterium genomic window:
- a CDS encoding T9SS type A sorting domain-containing protein: MRSSRLLRSSLILTVGIPLFQINAQAISWSPNVGPFSGAVPLLAIDRSGNIFAATATGICRSTDEGSNWSALGLYLEFGPSYLTVDSSGNIYAGNSFQGLFESTDHGSTWGKVNLNGSVYCATALSGNRICVGQVQQVSLSSDGGQSWSPLHVTNDNAPVLSIAEDRSGKLYAGLKRYEPRPPASPYGGGVYVSSDSGNSWIFEGGPFYPITSVLVDDLGKVYAIAQPSTYLHGLIFSLTPGENEWKGDSSGIPYWVTMVNALVSGSEGETALAADMGIFVYSSSSKSWKSATEAVSSASITSAAYTSNGTIYAGTQGDGVFFWKKSSQEWIQCGIQPASISSLSFDSFNNLYAGTTDGVFEQDSSDKQWRRISNGLATSNVYQLQYSAPEKRLYGATGNGLSYLPDNSNYWIPLTKLPAFSFAESSVGKYSGTAGGILNAIGQEDIWNFMQTVGLPSTDVHSIVIDSSNDLVVGTLYDGIFRSTDGGFFWSQVGINTSLIFCTVNTVMMDPEGRIFAGTDTGGAYYSDDAGVNWLGIPSIRGRNATCFLTDNISLYLAGTADSGLFISTDRGLTWQPEDMGLSDSNITALEADINGNLYAGTTNGLFKGGSISLAVHEKSTAPHSYKLFQNYPNPFNPSTVISYQLPENSAVSLKIFDILGREVAELVHEHEGAGSHSVIFNARNLTSGVYLYRLTAGEYTKVEKMMLIK, from the coding sequence TTGAGAAGTTCAAGGCTTTTACGCTCTTCACTTATCCTGACAGTTGGAATCCCCCTATTTCAGATCAACGCGCAGGCAATATCATGGTCGCCGAACGTCGGGCCTTTCTCGGGCGCAGTGCCGCTGCTTGCGATTGACCGATCGGGAAACATTTTCGCCGCAACTGCCACGGGAATTTGCCGCTCGACCGATGAGGGATCGAACTGGTCGGCCTTGGGGCTCTATCTAGAATTCGGGCCTTCCTATCTGACCGTGGATTCATCGGGAAATATTTACGCAGGGAACAGCTTCCAAGGCTTATTCGAATCGACCGATCATGGATCGACGTGGGGGAAGGTGAATTTGAACGGCAGTGTTTATTGTGCAACCGCCCTCTCCGGAAACAGAATCTGCGTCGGTCAGGTCCAACAAGTCTCTCTCTCAAGCGACGGGGGACAATCGTGGTCTCCCCTTCATGTGACAAACGATAACGCCCCCGTACTTTCGATCGCTGAAGACCGGTCGGGGAAACTTTATGCAGGACTGAAACGCTACGAGCCGCGTCCACCGGCTTCCCCTTACGGAGGCGGCGTCTATGTTTCATCCGACAGCGGCAATTCCTGGATATTTGAAGGAGGGCCGTTTTATCCGATAACCTCCGTTCTTGTTGACGACCTGGGAAAAGTTTATGCAATTGCCCAGCCGAGCACCTACCTCCACGGATTGATTTTTTCCCTAACACCTGGTGAAAACGAATGGAAGGGAGACTCTTCGGGGATCCCGTATTGGGTGACAATGGTGAACGCCCTTGTATCGGGCAGCGAGGGGGAAACTGCCTTGGCGGCAGACATGGGAATATTTGTATACAGCAGTTCGTCAAAGAGTTGGAAAAGCGCAACAGAAGCAGTCTCCTCGGCATCGATCACCTCCGCCGCCTACACCTCGAACGGGACGATCTATGCTGGAACTCAGGGTGACGGCGTTTTTTTCTGGAAAAAATCTTCCCAGGAATGGATCCAATGCGGCATTCAGCCGGCATCAATTTCGTCGTTGAGTTTCGATTCCTTTAACAATCTTTACGCCGGGACGACCGACGGCGTTTTTGAACAGGATTCTTCCGACAAACAATGGAGAAGAATCAGCAACGGGCTTGCCACGTCCAATGTCTACCAGCTTCAATATTCGGCTCCTGAAAAGAGATTGTACGGCGCTACAGGCAATGGGCTGTCATATTTGCCGGACAACAGCAACTATTGGATTCCCCTCACTAAACTCCCCGCGTTCAGCTTTGCCGAGTCATCCGTCGGCAAATATTCGGGCACAGCCGGCGGAATCCTCAACGCCATCGGACAAGAGGATATCTGGAACTTCATGCAAACAGTCGGCCTCCCGAGTACCGATGTTCATTCTATCGTGATCGATTCCTCGAACGATTTGGTGGTCGGCACTTTGTACGATGGAATTTTCCGGAGTACTGACGGCGGCTTTTTTTGGAGCCAGGTAGGGATCAACACATCTCTCATCTTTTGCACTGTCAACACGGTCATGATGGATCCTGAAGGGAGAATATTTGCCGGGACTGATACCGGCGGCGCATATTACTCCGATGATGCAGGAGTCAATTGGCTCGGTATTCCATCGATCAGAGGAAGAAACGCGACCTGTTTCCTGACAGACAATATTTCCCTTTATCTTGCGGGCACGGCTGACAGCGGACTGTTTATTTCGACAGACCGCGGATTGACCTGGCAGCCGGAGGACATGGGGTTAAGCGATTCAAATATCACCGCACTGGAAGCAGACATAAATGGGAATCTGTACGCAGGAACGACCAACGGCTTATTCAAGGGGGGGAGCATATCGCTTGCAGTCCATGAAAAATCGACCGCCCCGCATTCGTACAAACTATTCCAAAACTATCCTAATCCCTTCAACCCGAGTACGGTGATCAGTTATCAATTACCGGAAAACAGCGCTGTCTCGCTCAAAATCTTCGATATTCTCGGGAGGGAAGTGGCGGAATTAGTGCATGAACACGAAGGCGCTGGAAGCCATTCTGTGATTTTCAACGCCCGCAATCTTACGAGCGGCGTGTACCTTTATCGGCTGACCGCAGGAGAATACACGAAGGTTGAGAAAATGATGCTTATCAAGTAG
- a CDS encoding DUF4249 family protein, which yields MNIIFKKVSLFVVLPGVLALCSCNNPFQPEVQYSPKLNVYSVLLANAPVVYVRVMPVSESPSGVSAQVHGASVTLEGSGLTGVEILRDTTAVIGGDTTSFYYAPVKVLPGGSYSVSVSQAGYPTAVANVDVPYSYAAIPDQATYDGLQNPKHLHQQIQLTVNLSELASAAFVQMLVECRGIDQTGRFTTAYFNVIPVDSLNPFIELSSTKYPITVDTSDYKTAFDLADRFSQNLRPYHLYVDIIATQVDDNLYRYFITSTHTDTPLLMRTDKIVFSNIFNSAGTGIVAGACVDTTRIFLY from the coding sequence GTGAACATCATTTTCAAAAAAGTATCGTTGTTCGTAGTGCTCCCCGGAGTTCTGGCTTTGTGCAGCTGCAACAATCCGTTCCAGCCTGAAGTTCAATACTCTCCGAAGCTTAACGTTTATTCTGTTCTCCTTGCAAACGCCCCAGTCGTTTACGTAAGGGTTATGCCTGTATCGGAATCCCCCTCGGGTGTATCTGCCCAAGTTCACGGTGCGTCGGTGACCCTTGAAGGCTCCGGGCTGACAGGAGTTGAGATCCTAAGGGATACAACGGCGGTGATCGGCGGCGATACAACCTCTTTCTACTATGCTCCTGTGAAAGTCCTCCCGGGCGGATCGTATTCCGTTTCTGTCAGCCAAGCCGGATACCCTACCGCAGTGGCGAACGTCGATGTGCCGTACAGCTACGCCGCGATTCCTGACCAGGCGACCTATGATGGACTTCAGAACCCGAAGCATCTGCATCAACAGATCCAGCTCACGGTCAATTTATCGGAACTGGCAAGCGCGGCGTTCGTTCAAATGCTCGTCGAATGCAGGGGCATAGACCAAACCGGGAGATTCACCACCGCATATTTCAACGTCATCCCAGTCGACTCATTGAACCCGTTCATTGAATTGTCCTCGACGAAATATCCAATAACCGTCGATACCTCCGACTATAAAACTGCGTTCGATCTTGCAGACCGGTTTTCTCAGAATTTGAGGCCGTATCATCTCTACGTCGATATCATTGCAACGCAGGTCGATGATAACCTTTACCGGTATTTCATTACCTCAACCCACACGGACACTCCGCTGCTCATGAGGACAGATAAGATCGTATTCTCCAACATCTTCAATAGCGCAGGGACCGGCATTGTCGCCGGCGCCTGCGTCGACACGACAAGGATCTTCCTGTATTGA
- a CDS encoding TonB-dependent receptor — protein MKVFCFISILLWASPLVAQEPAITITGAVVDSASGERIPYASVSIVGTLAGTMADVNGYFILRNVHPENASVRASAVGYQSKDFRVERHGDEPVIMNLKIPESPMTMPTVEVVGKSVTGTAGTTIITPTQLQNTTGIFKNDVVQYVTQLPGVVTVSGISSQYYVRGGGPDENLVLLDGMQVYNLSHAFGLLSFVDPMIVKVANFSVGGFQSEYGGRLSSVFDIQTIDGDKNEFKAKGTFDLLSTDALLTGPLFGDGNSSFVAFYRRPLFQNTLQKFYSLGLPFDYDDGFAKATVDFPGQGHVNAEYMTSGDRVRQQSVDEPDFTWGNNSGAVSGSFIVGDQFDLKFSISYTSYRAEQLPKQSQDVGYQLDEITTPSFYGDVTSFSDSRDQFDLGLLFTFPTYNYTFTNKYGGSIQENVPEIEPQIWTKYIFNPQGRFSFEVGLRSDMQRTFQRLAGAPGGYLPEPRITVTVKPEDQIALYANFGIYHQRIMDLNDENLVFTPFDVLAPLPENNGDEASNQYVLGCKMEPTILTSVKIELYYKTLSNLAEVNLDKVYDYESDFIFGTGSAYGADVSVKYDAGESFYIQGGYSYSYTTRSFSGETYFPRYDVRDQLNLSGGVEPLKDLWFRARLKLTSGLPYTPVSGYFGTIQFDPSDLPSYTNQALYAQALFGKINSARLPGYKSLDLSASYDLNLGWTSFNLQGTLINLLDTKNVFYINNITGNVVYQLPTIFNLSLGWNF, from the coding sequence TTGAAAGTTTTCTGCTTCATATCCATTCTGTTATGGGCCTCTCCGCTCGTTGCGCAGGAGCCGGCTATCACCATCACCGGCGCGGTCGTCGACAGCGCGAGCGGTGAGCGTATACCGTACGCCTCCGTTTCGATCGTCGGCACGTTGGCCGGAACCATGGCCGATGTGAACGGGTATTTCATTCTGCGAAATGTTCACCCTGAGAACGCCAGCGTCCGTGCATCGGCTGTCGGATATCAGTCCAAGGATTTCCGTGTTGAACGTCACGGCGACGAGCCCGTCATCATGAACCTTAAGATTCCCGAGTCTCCCATGACGATGCCGACAGTCGAAGTGGTCGGAAAAAGCGTTACGGGGACAGCCGGGACCACGATCATCACGCCGACGCAGCTGCAGAATACCACGGGAATATTCAAGAATGACGTGGTGCAATACGTCACCCAGCTGCCCGGCGTGGTGACGGTGAGCGGCATCTCGAGCCAATACTATGTGCGCGGCGGAGGTCCGGATGAAAACCTTGTTCTGCTGGACGGCATGCAGGTCTATAACCTCTCGCACGCCTTCGGCTTATTGAGTTTTGTCGACCCCATGATCGTGAAGGTCGCCAATTTCAGCGTAGGCGGTTTTCAGTCGGAATACGGCGGACGGCTTTCGTCGGTATTCGACATTCAAACCATCGACGGAGATAAGAACGAATTCAAAGCGAAGGGAACGTTCGATTTGCTCTCCACCGATGCACTCCTGACCGGTCCTCTTTTCGGGGACGGCAACAGCAGTTTCGTCGCCTTTTATCGCCGCCCCCTTTTTCAAAACACGCTTCAGAAATTCTATTCGCTCGGCCTTCCGTTCGATTACGACGACGGCTTTGCAAAGGCGACCGTGGATTTTCCTGGACAGGGACACGTCAACGCCGAATACATGACAAGCGGCGACAGGGTCAGGCAGCAGAGCGTCGATGAACCCGACTTCACATGGGGAAACAATTCCGGAGCCGTCTCCGGAAGTTTCATCGTCGGCGACCAGTTCGATCTGAAATTTTCGATCTCATACACAAGCTACCGCGCTGAACAGCTCCCCAAGCAATCGCAGGACGTCGGGTACCAGCTCGACGAAATTACGACGCCGTCGTTCTACGGCGACGTCACGTCCTTCAGCGACTCGCGCGATCAGTTCGACCTCGGACTCCTCTTTACATTCCCGACGTACAATTATACCTTCACGAACAAATACGGAGGTTCGATACAGGAGAATGTCCCGGAGATCGAGCCCCAGATATGGACGAAATATATTTTCAACCCCCAGGGGAGGTTCTCCTTTGAGGTTGGACTCCGCTCCGACATGCAGCGGACATTTCAGCGGCTTGCCGGCGCGCCGGGAGGATACCTGCCGGAACCCCGCATTACGGTCACCGTTAAACCAGAGGACCAGATCGCTCTCTACGCAAATTTCGGGATTTATCATCAGCGCATCATGGACCTGAACGATGAGAACCTTGTCTTCACGCCGTTCGACGTCCTTGCTCCCCTTCCCGAGAACAACGGAGACGAAGCGTCAAATCAATACGTTCTGGGCTGCAAGATGGAGCCGACCATCTTGACGTCGGTGAAAATCGAACTCTATTACAAAACTCTCTCAAACCTTGCGGAGGTGAATCTGGACAAAGTCTATGACTATGAGAGCGATTTCATTTTTGGGACGGGGAGCGCCTACGGAGCCGATGTCAGCGTAAAATATGATGCGGGAGAGAGTTTTTACATTCAGGGAGGGTATTCGTACAGCTATACAACGAGGTCCTTTTCAGGAGAGACATATTTTCCCCGGTATGATGTTCGTGACCAGCTCAACCTTTCCGGCGGCGTTGAACCCCTCAAAGATCTTTGGTTTCGCGCGAGGCTGAAATTAACAAGTGGTCTGCCGTACACGCCGGTCAGCGGGTATTTCGGAACGATCCAATTTGATCCCTCGGATCTGCCGTCGTACACGAATCAGGCGCTTTACGCGCAGGCGCTTTTCGGCAAAATAAACTCCGCACGGCTCCCCGGGTATAAAAGCCTGGACCTGAGCGCATCG